In the Maribacter sp. MJ134 genome, one interval contains:
- a CDS encoding acyl-ACP desaturase — protein MSEKNIRLEVMQAIEPEVEGFMENFLIKPEDIWQPTDFLPDSESDGFLDHVEQLREESKELGYDFWVTMVADTITEEALPTYESWLMDVVGIDQHGEYKTNGWAKWVRAWTAEENRHGDVLNKYLYLSGRVNMKEIEITTQHLISDGFDIGTDRDPYKNFVYTSFQELATNISHKRVGQMAKKKGNALLGKMCTIIAGDEMRHHLAYREFVKTIMGHDPNGMMLAFADMMKQKIVMPAHFLRESGGTIGTAFENFSNCAQRLGVYTAQDYIDILAKLNAFWEIDAVRGLNDEAQKARDYLMKLPERLERIASRMKFPEDQYHFKWVEANGML, from the coding sequence ATGTCCGAGAAGAATATACGACTAGAAGTAATGCAGGCCATTGAGCCCGAAGTGGAAGGGTTTATGGAGAATTTTCTGATAAAACCTGAAGATATATGGCAGCCTACGGATTTTCTCCCTGATTCCGAAAGTGATGGGTTTTTGGACCATGTAGAACAATTACGGGAAGAATCGAAAGAGTTGGGCTATGATTTTTGGGTAACCATGGTGGCGGATACCATTACCGAAGAAGCCTTGCCTACATACGAATCGTGGTTAATGGATGTTGTTGGGATAGACCAGCATGGAGAATATAAGACCAATGGCTGGGCCAAATGGGTTAGGGCATGGACCGCAGAAGAGAATAGACATGGGGATGTGCTGAACAAATACTTATATCTATCCGGAAGGGTGAATATGAAGGAAATAGAAATAACTACGCAGCACCTTATTTCGGACGGTTTTGATATTGGTACCGATAGGGACCCATATAAGAATTTTGTGTACACTTCCTTTCAAGAATTGGCCACGAACATCTCTCACAAACGTGTGGGGCAAATGGCTAAGAAAAAGGGGAACGCCTTATTAGGTAAGATGTGTACGATAATTGCAGGGGACGAAATGAGGCATCATTTGGCCTATAGAGAATTCGTAAAAACGATTATGGGTCACGACCCTAATGGAATGATGTTGGCCTTTGCCGATATGATGAAACAGAAAATAGTAATGCCGGCTCACTTTTTAAGAGAATCCGGAGGTACCATTGGTACTGCCTTTGAGAACTTCTCAAATTGTGCACAAAGACTTGGTGTTTATACCGCTCAGGATTACATAGATATTCTTGCAAAGTTGAATGCTTTTTGGGAGATTGATGCAGTAAGGGGACTTAATGACGAAGCACAAAAAGCAAGGGACTATTTGATGAAACTTCCTGAAAGATTGGAGCGTATTGCCTCTAGAATGAAGTTTCCAGAAGATCAGTACCACTTTAAATGGGTAGAAGCCAACGGAATGTTGTAG
- a CDS encoding OmpA family protein, translated as MTKTTTNLLLMLITILAGTYFYITCCSECGVSVEQEPPKEVAAPIVPEATSYPFAFKDGDYAYNNNDNYNFNSSSSSILMPLAASMEEGITSLKGFLETNAGKVINITGYYKSDENNDSAYPNLGLARANAVKNHLVSNGISSSRINTMGALMESMVARENVYLGPVSYSLGGESEDAAEEMKALFDKINADPLTLYFNTAEASISLNAEQRQKVADISRYLDKMEGATANVVGHTDNTGVAATNMRLGLDRANFAKAYLMRNGIAESKIKTSSKGQTSPIESNATEEGRSKNRRTVVTLNN; from the coding sequence ATGACAAAAACAACAACGAATCTACTGCTGATGTTGATCACTATTTTGGCAGGGACTTATTTTTACATTACCTGCTGCAGTGAATGCGGAGTTAGTGTAGAACAAGAGCCTCCAAAAGAGGTAGCAGCACCCATTGTGCCAGAAGCAACTTCATATCCTTTTGCCTTTAAGGATGGAGATTACGCTTATAACAACAATGACAATTACAACTTTAATAGTTCTTCTTCGTCTATACTAATGCCACTAGCCGCTAGTATGGAAGAAGGTATTACAAGCCTTAAAGGTTTCTTAGAGACCAATGCAGGAAAAGTAATTAATATTACGGGGTACTATAAAAGTGACGAAAACAACGATAGCGCCTATCCTAATCTAGGGCTTGCCAGAGCCAATGCGGTCAAAAACCATTTGGTATCCAACGGAATTTCCTCTTCTAGAATAAATACGATGGGAGCGCTAATGGAAAGTATGGTGGCCAGGGAGAACGTATATCTTGGACCTGTAAGCTACAGCTTAGGTGGAGAATCTGAGGATGCGGCCGAAGAGATGAAAGCACTGTTCGATAAAATAAATGCTGATCCGCTTACGCTATATTTCAATACGGCAGAAGCATCTATAAGTTTAAATGCAGAACAGCGCCAAAAGGTAGCCGATATTTCTAGGTATTTGGATAAAATGGAGGGTGCCACCGCAAACGTGGTGGGCCACACTGATAATACCGGGGTAGCTGCCACTAACATGAGACTTGGTTTGGACAGAGCAAATTTTGCCAAAGCCTATCTCATGCGAAACGGAATTGCCGAATCAAAAATAAAAACCTCATCTAAAGGGCAGACGTCTCCTATAGAGAGCAACGCCACTGAAGAAGGTAGGTCTAAAAATAGAAGAACTGTAGTAACACTAAACAATTAA